A genomic stretch from Microtus pennsylvanicus isolate mMicPen1 chromosome 11, mMicPen1.hap1, whole genome shotgun sequence includes:
- the Or1r1 gene encoding olfactory receptor OR1R1, protein MAVANLTYQPQFQLLGLMDGTDAHPLLFLLFLSIYLLNALGNLSMVVLVRSDGALCSPMYYFLGHLSLVDVCFTTVTVPRLLTTLLHPVQAVSFQACFAQMYFFVALGITESYLLAAMSYDRAVAVCRPLHYGAVMTPWRCLALVAASWAVAHLHSLLHTLLISALSYPRSAPVRHFFCDMTVMLSLATSDTSVAETAIFSEGLAVVLTPLLLVSLSYTRILLAVLGVRTTGGRRRAFSTCGAHLVVVSLFFGSVLSVYFRPSSAYSARYDRLASVVYAVVTPTLNPFIYSLRNKEVKGALKRGFRWRAAPQDK, encoded by the coding sequence ATGGCTGTGGCCAACCtcacatatcaaccacagttccaGCTCCTTGGCTTGATGGATGGCACAGATGCCCACccacttctgtttctgcttttccttAGCATCTACCTGCTCAACGCCCTGGGCAACCTGAGCATGGTGGTACTGGTGAGGTCAGACGGGGCTCTGTGCTCCCCCATGTATTACTTCCTGGGTCACCTGAGCCTGGTGGATGTCTGCTTTACCACAGTCACTGTCCCCAGACTGCTGACTACTCTACTCCATCCTGTCCAGGCCGTGTCCTTCCAGGCTTGCTTTGCCCAGATGTACTTCTTTGTAGCGCTAGGCATCACTGAGAGCTACCTGCTGGCAGCCATGTCCTACGACCGTGCAGTGGCTGTGTGCCGACCACTGCACTATGGTGCGGTCATGACGCCCTGGCGCTGCCTTGCGCTGGTGGCTGCTTCCTGGGCTGTGGCCCATCTGCATTCGCTGCTGCACACACTGCTCATCTCCGCGCTCTCCTACCCTCGCTCTGCCCCAGTGCGCCACTTTTTTTGTGACATGACAGTGATGTTGAGCTTGGCGACCTCGGACACGTCAGTGGCAGAGACTGCCATTTTCTCAGAGGGCCTGGCAGTGGTGCTGACTCCGCTGCTCCTTGTGTCCCTCTCCTATACCCGCATCCTCCTGGCAGTTCTTGGAGTGAGGACCACAGGAGGTCGGCGCCGTGCCTTCTCCACCTGCGGGGCCCACCTGGTGGTGGTATCGCTTTTCTTTGGCTCAGTCCTTTCCGTCTACTTCCGGCCATCTTCTGCCTACTCAGCTCGCTATGACCGCCTGGCCAGTGTGGTCTATGCAGTAGTCACGCCAACCTTGAACCCTTTTATCTACAGTCTTCGTAACAAAGAAGTCAAGGGCGCCCTAAAAAGGGGGTTCAGATGGAGAGCCGCACCTCAAGATAAGTAA
- the LOC142831922 gene encoding olfactory receptor 1468-like, translating into MPKNNQTGISQFLLLGLPIRPEEQHLFYVLFLAMYLITVLGNFIIIILILLDSHLHRPMYFFLSNLSFSDLCFSSVTMPKLLLNMQRQVPLISYVGCLAQMYFFLFFGDLESFLLVAMAYDRYVAICFPLHYTSIMSPKLCVSLVVLSWVLTTLHAMLHTLLMARLSFCEDNVIPHFFCDLSALLKLACSDIHINELVVLIIGGLVVVLPFLLIITSYARIVSSILKVPSTRGIHKVFSTCGSHLSVVSLFFGTIIGLYLCPSANNSTVKDTVMSMMYTVVTPMLNPFIYSLRNRDMKGALKRVFQKKSLF; encoded by the coding sequence ATGcctaaaaacaaccaaacaggcatctcccagttcctcctgctGGGCCTTCCCATCCGCCCAGAGGAACAACATCTATTCTATGTCTTGTTCCTGGCCATGTACCTCATCACTGTCCTGGGgaacttcatcatcatcatcctcattctACTGGACTCCCATCTCCACAGACCCATGTACTTCTTTCTCAGCAACTtgtccttctctgacctctgcttttCCTCAGTCACAATGCCCAAGTTGCTGCTGAACATGCAGAGACAAGTCCCACTCATCTCCTATGTAGGCTGTCTGGCACAAAtgtacttctttttgttttttggagacctTGAAAGTTTCCTCCTTGTggccatggcctatgaccgctatgtggccatctgcttcCCCCTTCATTACACCAGCATCATGAGCCCCAAGCTCTGTGTGAGTCTGGTGGTGCTGTCCTGGGTGCTGACCACACTCCATGCCATGCTGCACACCCTGCTCATGGCCAGATTGTCTTTCTGTGAGGACAATGTGATCCCCCATTTTTTCTGTGATCTATCTGCCCTACTGAAGCTGGCCTGTTCTGATATTCACATTAATGAATTGGTGGTATTGATCATAGGGGGGCTTGTTGTTGTACTTCCTTTTCTACTCATCATAACATCTTATGCACGAATTGTCTCCTCCATCCTCAAGGTCCCATCAACTCGAGGCATCCACAAGGTCTTCTCCACTTGTGGCTCCCACCTGTCTGTGGTCTCCCTGTTCTTTGGGACAATTATTGGTCTCTACTTATGTCCTTCTGCTAATAACTCTACtgtaaaggacactgtcatgTCTATGATGTATACAGTGGTGACTCCCATGCTGAACCCCTTCATCTATAGtctgagaaacagagacatgaaAGGAGCTCTAAAAAGAGTGTTTCAAAAGAAAAGTCTCTTCTGA